A window from Canis lupus baileyi chromosome 4, mCanLup2.hap1, whole genome shotgun sequence encodes these proteins:
- the ZSWIM8 gene encoding zinc finger SWIM domain-containing protein 8 isoform X5: MVHSRRGTLSLPHPQREALPIYPGPILRSIPPFSAACLATILFYFSPCPLQASAVCLRAPVSESLSRLQRDQLQKFAQYLISELPQQILPTAQRLLDELLSSQSTAINTVCGAPDPTAGPSASDQSTWYLDESTLTDNIKKTLHKFCGPSPVVFSDVNSMYLSSTEPPAAAEWACLLRPLRGREPEGVWNLLSIVREMFKRRDSNAAPLLEILTDQCLTYEQITGWWYSVRTSASHSSASGHTGRSNGQSEVAAHACASMCDEMVTLWRLAVLDPALSPQRRRELCAQLRQWQLKVIENVKRGQHKKTLERLFPGFRPAVEACYFNWEEAYPLPGVTYSGTDRKLALCWARALPPRPGASRPGGLEESRERPRALPSEPAVRPKEPGAKRKGLGEGVPSSQRGPRRLSAEGGDKALHKMGPGGGKAKALGGAGSGGKGSAGGGSKRRLSSEDSSLEPDLAEMSLDDSSLALGAEASTFGGFPESPPPCPPAGGSRGPPTFLPEPPDTYEEDGGVYFSEGPEPPTASAGPRGLLPGEVCTRDDLPSTDESGNGLPKTKEAATAVGEEDDDYQAYYLNAQDGAGGEEEKAEGGAGEEHDLFAGLKPLEQESRMEVLFACAEALHAHGYSSEASRLTVELAQDLLANPPDLKVEPPPAKGKKNKVSTSRQTWVATNTLTKAAFLLTVLSERPEHHNLAFRVGMFALELQRPPASTKALEVKLAYQESEVAALLKKIPLGPSEMSTMRCRAEELREGTLCDYRPVLPLMLASFIFDVLCAPVVSPTGSRPPSRNWNNEMPGDEELGFEAAVAALGMKTTVSEAEHPLLCEGTRREKGDLALALMITYKDDQAKLKKILDKLLDRESQTHKPQTLSSFYSSSRPATASQRSPSKHGGPSAPGALQPLTSGSAGPAQPGSVAGAGPGPTEGFTEKNVPESSPHSPCEGLPSEAALTPRPEGKVPSRLALGSRGGYNGRGWGSPGRPKKKHTGMASIDSSAPETTSDSSPTLSRRPLRGGWAPTSWGRGQDSDSISSSSSDSLGSSSSSGSRRASASGGARAKTVEVGRYKGRRPESHAPHVPNQPSEAAAHFYFELAKTVLIKAGGNSSTSIFTHPSSSGGHQGPHRNLHLCAFEIGLYALGLHNFVSPNWLSRTYSSHVSWITGQAMEIGSAALTILVECWDGHLTPPEVASLADRASRARDSNMVRAAAELALSCLPHAHALNPNEIQRALVQCKEQDNLMLEKACMAVEEAAKGGGVYPEVLFEVAHQWFWLYEQTAGGSSTAREGATSCSASGIRAAGEAGRGLPEGRGGPGTEPVTVAAAAVTAAATVVPVISVGSSLYPGPGLGHGHSPGLHPYTALQPHLPCSPQYLTHPAHPAHPMPHMPRPAVFPVPSSAYPQGVHPAFLGAQYPYSVTPPSLAATAVSFPVPSMAPITVHPYHTEPGLPLPTSVACELWGQGTVSSVHPASTFPAIQGASLPALTTQPSPLVSGGFPPPEEETHSQPVNPHSLHHLHAAYRVGMLALEMLGRRAHNDHPNNFSRSPPYTDDVKWLLGLAAKLGDRHGDAAAAEPCSCPQPPACPGLPPTGAALPAGIHAVHPPPLDSSDPCRLRRLCERDPQCPQRLLPDTHGHDAVQRHPAEPQAQQTDQGAVAAGLPRDDHLLPMSLAPLGSYTGTEACGYGGPSHRGSESWLDRSSPLSSLVAQTGSCSWAVAWGQDVSDPRSLGLGETALSGRGHWVASGIYLAFINI, from the exons ATGGTGCACTCACGTCGTGGCACTCTGTCTCTTCCGCATCCACAACGTGAGGCCCTCCCAATTTATCCCGGCCCTATCCTACGCTCCATCCCCCCCTTCTCTGCTGCATGCCTGGCCACAAT CTTGTTCTATTTCTCTCCGTGTCCCCTTCAGGCTTCTGCAGTCTGCCTGCGTGCCCCAGTCTCAGAGTCCCTGTCTCGGCTGCAGAGGGACCAGCTGCAGAAGTTTGCCCAGTACCTCATCAGTGAACTCCCTCAGCAG ATCCTCCCCACAGCCCAGCGTCTTCTGGATGAACTCCTCTCTTCGCAGTCCACGGCCATCAACACCGTGTGTGGAGCCCCCG ACCCCACAGCAGGGCCCTCCGCCTCTGACCAGAGTACTTGGTATTTGGATGAATCCACACTCACTGACAACATCAAGAAGACTTTGCACAAGTTCTGTGGACCCTCGCCTGTGGTCTTCAG TGACGTGAACTCCATGTATCTGTCTTCCACGGAACCTCCGGCTGCTGCCGAGTGGGCCTGTCTGCTGCGCCCTCTGAGGGGCCGCGAGCCAGAGGGGGTCTGGAACCTACTTAGCATCGTGCGGGAGATGTTCAAACGGAGGGACAGCAATGCTGCCCCCTTGTTGGAGATCCTCACTGACCAGTGCCTCACCTATGAACAG ATAACGGGTTGGTGGTACAGCGTGCGCACCTCAGCCTCACACAGCAGCGCCAGTGGGCACACGGGCCGCAGCAATGGGCAGTCAGAGGTGGCCGCCCATGCGTGTGCCAGCATGTGTGACGAGATGGTCACCCTGTGGAGGCTAGCTGTTCTGGACCCTGCACTCAGTCCCCAGCG TCGCCGGGAACTGTGTGCACAGCTACGCCAGTGGCAGCTGAAGGTGATTGAGAATGTGAAGCGGGGACAGCACAAAAAGACCCTGGAGCGGCTCTTCCCTGGCTTCCGGCCAGCAGTGGAGGCCTGCTACTTCAACTGGGAAGAGGCCTACCCACTTCCCGGTGTCACCTACAGCGGCACTGACCGGAAGTTGGCGCTGTGCTGGGCCCGGGCCCTGCCTCCTCGGCCAGGTGCCTCCCGCCCTGGGGGCCTGGAGGAATCCCGGGAGCGGCCCCGAGCTCTCCCTTCTGAGCCAGCTGTGCGGCCCAAGGAGCCGGGGGCCAAGCGCAAGGGATTGGGTGAGGGGGTCCCCTCGTCGCAGCGGGGTCCCCGCCGCCTCTCTGCGGAGGGGGGAGATAAGGCCCTGCATAAGATGGGCCCAGGTGGGGGCAAAGCCAAGGCACTGGGTGGGGCTGGCAGTGGGGGCAAGGGCTCAGCAGGCGGCGGCAGCAAGCGACGGCTGAGCAGTGAAGACAGCTCCCTGGAGCCAGATCTGGCCGAGATGAGCCTGGATGACAGCAGCCTGGCCCTGGGTGCAGAGGCCAGCACCTTTGGTGGATTCCCTGAGAGCCCGCCACCCTGCCCTCCTGCTGGTGGCTCCCGAGGtccacccaccttccttcctgAGCCCCCAGATACTTACGAAGAAGATGGTGGTGTGTACTTCTCGGAAGGGCCTGAGCCGCCCACAGCCTCTGCTGGCCCCCGTGGCCTGTTGCCTGGGGAGGTCTGTACCCGGGATGACCTCCCTTCCACAGATGAGAGTGGCAATGGGCTCCCCAAAACCAAAGAGGCAGCCACTGCAGTCGGAGAGGAGGATGATGACTACCAGGCATATTATCTGAATGCCCAGGATGGGGCTGGGGGCGAGGAAGAGAAGGccgagggcggggccggggaggagcATGACCTGTTTGCCGGGCTGAAGCCACTGGAACAGGAGAGCCGCATGGAG GTGTTGTTTGCCTGTGCTGAGGCCCTGCATGCGCATGGCTACAGCAGTGAGGCCTCCCGCCTCACCGTGGAGCTTGCCCAGGACCTGCTAGCCAACCCACCCGACCTCAAGGTAGAGCCGCCCCCTGCCAAG GGCAAGAAGAACAAGGTATCTACGAGCCGTCAGACCTGGGTGGCCACCAACACCCTGACCAAGGCAGCCTTCCTATTAACAGTGCTAAGTGAACGTCCAGAGCACCACAACCTGGCCTTCCGAGTTGGCATGTTTGCCTTGGAGCTACAGCGGCCCCCAGCTTCTACCAAGGCCTTGGAG GTGAAGCTGGCATACCAGGAGTCTGAGGTGGCTGCCCTGCTCAAGAAGATTCCTCTGGGTCCAAGTGAGATGAGTACCATGCGGTGCCGGGCAGAGGAGCTTCGGGAGGGGACGCTCTGTGACTATCGGCCTGTTTTGCCTCTCATGTTGGCCAGTTTCATCTTTGACGTTCTCTGTGCTCCAG TGGTTTCTCCCACGGGTTCCCGGCCTCCAAGTCGTAACTGGAACAACGAGATGCCTGGGGAtgaggagctgggatttgaagcaGCAGTTGCTGCCTTAG GTATGAAAACAACAGTGAGTGAGGCAGAGCATCCCCTCCTTTGTGAAGGCACACGTCGGGAGAAGGGTGACCTGGCACTGGCTCTAATGATCACTTATAAGGATGACCAAGCCAAGCTTAAAAAG ATCTTAGACAAACTCTTGGACCGAGAGAGCCAGACGCATAAGCCCCAAACACTGAGTTCGTTCTACTCATCCAGCCGCCCAGCCACAGCCAGCCAGAGGTCTCCTTCAAAGCATGGGGGCCCATCTGCCCCAGGGGCCCTGCAACCACTGACCTCGGGCTCTGCAGGGCCTGCTCAGCCAGGGAGTGTGGcaggggctgggccaggccccACTGAGGGCTTCACAGAGAAGAATGTGCCTG AAAGTTCCCCACATTCTCCCTGTGAGGGTCTCCCATCTGAGGCAGCCTTGACCCCAAGGCCAGAAGGGAAGGTTCCCAGCCGCCTGGCACTCGGCAGTCGTGGAGGCTACAATGGACGGGGCTGGGGCTCCCCAGGGCGGCCTAAGAAGAAACACACAG GCATGGCCAGCATTGACAGCAGTGCCCCCGAAACGACGTCGGACAGCTCCCCCACCTTAAGCCGGAGGCCACTTCGAGGGGGCTGGGCCCCCACCTCCTGGGGCCGAGGACAGGACAGTGACAGCATTAGCAGTTCTTCCTCGGACTCCCTGGGCTCCTCGTCCTCCAGTGGAAGTCGCCGGGCCAGTGCCAGTGGAGGGGCCCGGGCAAAGACCGTTGAGGTTGGCAG GTACAAGGGCCGCCGTCCCGAGAGTCATGCCCCCCATGTACCCAATCAGCCATCAGAGGCAGCTGCACACTTCTACTTCGAGTTGGCGAAGACGGTGCTGATCAAGGCAGGGGGCAACAGCAGCACTTCCATTTTCACACATCCATCTTCCTCAGGGGGCCACCAGGGTCCTCACCGCAACCTGCACCTTTGCGCCTTCGAGATTGGGCTTTATGCCCTTGGCCTGCACAACTTTGTTTCTCCCAACTGGCTCTCACGTACTTATTCTTCCCACGTTTCCTGGATTACAG GTCAGGCAATGGAGATTGGCAGTGCAGCTCTGACTATACTGGTAGAGTGCTGGGATGGACACCTGACACCCCCTGAGGTTGCATCCCTGGCTGACAGGGCATCACGGGCACGAGACTCCAATATGGTGAGGGCAGCGGCGGAGCTAGCCCTCAGCTGCCTGCCTCATGCCCATGCATTGAACCCTAATGAGATCCAGCGGGCCCTGGTGCAGTGCAAGGAGCAG GATAACCTGATGTTGGAGAAGGCCTGCATGGCAGTGGAAGAGGCGGCAAAGGGTGGGGGTGTATACCCCGAAGTGTTGTTTGAGGTTGCTCACCAGTGGTTCTGGCTATATGAGCAAACAGCAGGTGGCTCATCCACAGCCCGTGAAGGGGCTACAAGCTGTAGTGCCAGTGGGATCAGGGCAGCTGGGGAGGCTGGGCGGGGGCTGCCTGAGGGCAGGGGGGGCCCAGGGACTGAGCCGGTTACAGTGGCAGCGGCAGCAGTGACAGCAGCAGCCACAGTGGTGCCAGTCATCTCAGTGGGGTCCAGTCTATATCCAGGTCCAGGACTGGGGCATGGTCATTCCCCTGGCCTGCACCCCTACACTGCTCTACAGCCCCACCTGCCCTGCAGCCCTCAATACCTCACCCACCCAGCACACCCTGCCCACCCAATGCCTCATATGCCCCGGCCTGCCGTCTTCCCTGTGCCCAGCTCTGCATACCCACAG GGTGTGCATCCTGCCTTCTTGGGGGCTCAGTACCCTTACTCAGTGACTCCCCCCTCACTTGCTGCCACTGCTGTGTCTTTCCCCGTCCCTTCCATGGCACCCATCACAGTACATCCCTACCACACAGAGCCAGGGCTCCCACTGCCCACCAGTGTGGCCTGTGAGTTGTGGGGACAGGGAACAG TGAGCAGTGTCCATCCAGCATCCACGTTTCCAGCCATCCAGGGTGCCTCGTTGCCTGCCCTGACTACACAGCCCAGCCCTCTGGTGAGCGGGGGGTTTCCACCACCCGAGGAGGAGACACACAGTCAGCCCGTCAACCCACACAGCCTGCACCACCTGCACGCTGCCTACCGTGTTG GAATGCTGGCACTGGAGATGCTGGGTCGCAGAGCACACAATGATCACCCCAACAACTTCTCCCGCTCCCCCCCCTACACTGATGATGTCAAATGGTTGCTGGGGCTGGCAGCAAAGCTGG GAGATCGTCATGGAGACGCTGCAGCGGCTGAGCCCTGCTCATGCCCACAACCACCTGCGTGCCCCGGCCTTCCACCAACTGGTGCAGCGCTGCCAGCAGGCATACATGCAG TACATCCACCACCGCTTGATTCATCTGACCCCTGCCGACTACGACGACTTTGTGAACGCGATCCGCAGTGCCCGCAGCGCCTTCTGCCTGACACCCATGGGCATGATGCAGTTCAACGACATCCTGCAGAACCTCAAGCGCAGCAAACAGACCAAGGAGCTGTGGCAGCGGGTCTCCCTCGAGATGACCACCTTCTCCCCATGAGTCTGGCCCCTCTAGGGTCCTATACAGGGACAGAGGCCTGTGGCTATGGGGGCCCCTCACACAGAGGGAGTGAATCTTGGCTGGACAGATCATCCCCACTCAGTTCTCTGGTAGCCCAGACTGGCAGCTGCTCTTGGGCTGTAGCTTGGGGCCAAGATGTCTCAGACCCTAGAAGCCTAGGGTTGGGGGAGACAGCCCTGTCTGGGAGGGGGCATTGGGTGGCCTCTGGTATTTATTtggcatttataaatatataa